Proteins from a single region of Amycolatopsis sp. CA-230715:
- the ftsW gene encoding putative lipid II flippase FtsW, whose translation MTAVDEGRKTGEKRAPRRKRERPERGLAAARTALTAWLSRPLASFHLVLAICGLLTVLGIIMVLSASSVSSYDPKTGSGVYAQFQKHLMFVALGAVVFWLGLRVPLRKIRQLSSTAMVVGLGLLMLVLTPLGAEHFGSKGWFDVGGFSLQPVELAKVALALWGAHILVTKYAVLHQWRHLLVPVVPAALLMFALVMAQPDLGGTVTLGIVLVSLLWFAGAPKRLFAVIFGGGLAGVVVLALISQYRLDRVMSFLNPESDPTGKGLQANQAKYALADGGLFGKGLAQGQSNWGYLPNVQHDFIFALIGEELGFVGCVGVMGLFGLLAVVGLRIAARNLDPWIRIVAGTLTVWLVLQAAINIGYVVGVLPVTGVTLPLISYGGTSLVVTMLLFGILANCARHEPEAVAALRTQGPGKFGRLMRLPAPEPYRPPAKKRGGGGGRPGSAKGRPTGRGGRQAQQAERRRAPAPARRTGSRVAAPRGSSTWRGHR comes from the coding sequence ATGACGGCGGTTGACGAAGGCAGGAAGACCGGCGAGAAGCGGGCACCGCGCCGCAAGCGGGAACGGCCGGAACGCGGCCTGGCGGCGGCGCGCACGGCGCTCACCGCGTGGCTGTCCCGCCCGCTCGCGTCGTTCCACCTGGTGCTGGCGATCTGCGGCCTGCTCACCGTGCTCGGCATCATCATGGTGCTGTCGGCGTCCTCGGTGTCCTCCTACGACCCGAAGACCGGCAGCGGCGTCTACGCCCAGTTCCAGAAGCACCTGATGTTCGTCGCGCTCGGCGCGGTCGTGTTCTGGCTCGGCCTGCGGGTTCCGCTGCGCAAGATCCGGCAGCTCTCGTCGACGGCGATGGTGGTCGGGCTCGGGCTGCTGATGCTCGTGCTGACCCCGCTCGGCGCCGAGCACTTCGGCTCCAAGGGCTGGTTCGATGTCGGCGGGTTCTCGCTGCAGCCGGTGGAACTGGCGAAGGTGGCGCTCGCGCTGTGGGGCGCGCACATCCTGGTCACCAAGTACGCGGTGCTGCACCAGTGGCGGCACCTGCTGGTGCCGGTGGTGCCCGCCGCGCTGCTCATGTTCGCGCTCGTGATGGCGCAGCCCGATCTCGGCGGCACGGTCACCCTCGGCATCGTGCTGGTGTCCCTGCTGTGGTTCGCGGGCGCCCCGAAGCGGCTGTTCGCGGTCATCTTCGGCGGCGGTCTCGCCGGCGTCGTGGTGCTGGCGCTGATCTCGCAGTACCGGCTCGACCGCGTGATGTCGTTCCTGAACCCCGAAAGCGACCCGACCGGCAAGGGCCTGCAGGCGAACCAGGCCAAGTACGCGCTCGCCGACGGCGGCCTGTTCGGCAAGGGGCTCGCGCAGGGCCAGTCCAACTGGGGATACCTGCCGAACGTGCAGCACGACTTCATCTTCGCGCTGATCGGCGAGGAACTCGGCTTCGTCGGCTGCGTCGGCGTGATGGGGCTGTTCGGCCTGCTCGCCGTCGTGGGGCTGCGGATCGCCGCGCGCAACCTCGACCCGTGGATCCGGATCGTGGCGGGCACGCTGACCGTGTGGCTCGTGCTGCAGGCGGCCATCAACATCGGCTACGTGGTGGGCGTCCTGCCCGTCACCGGCGTCACCCTGCCCCTGATCTCCTACGGCGGGACGTCGCTGGTGGTGACGATGCTGCTGTTCGGCATACTGGCGAACTGCGCTCGGCACGAGCCGGAGGCGGTGGCCGCACTGCGCACGCAGGGGCCGGGTAAGTTCGGTCGCCTGATGCGGCTCCCGGCACCGGAGCCGTACCGCCCGCCCGCGAAGAAGCGCGGCGGGGGCGGCGGCAGGCCAGGCTCGGCGAAAGGCAGGCCCACCGGACGCGGCGGCAGGCAGGCACAGCAGGCGGAACGCCGCAGGGCGCCCGCCCCGGCGCGCCGGACGGGGTCCAGGGTCGCGGCGCCACGCGGAAGTTCGACATGGAGAGGTCATCGGTGA
- the mraY gene encoding phospho-N-acetylmuramoyl-pentapeptide-transferase produces MINILIAASVGLLVSILLTPYLIRVFSRQGFGQEIREEGPQGHKSKRGTPTMGGVAIIVAMVAGYFVAHLITWLTGSGSGAPSASGLLVLFLSVALGVVGFLDDFIKIRRQRNLGLNKTAKTVGQLVVAVVFAILVLQFPDANGLTPASQSLSYVRDIALITLPVIVFIPFCFIVISGWSNAVNFTDGLDGLAGGAAAMVLATYVVISFWQGRVSCAGTVQAACYHVRDPFDLAVVAAAAAGACVGFLWWNAAPAKIFMGDTGSLALGGLVAGLSMTTRTELLAIVIGGLFMVEMISVVAQIAVFRTTRRRLFRMAPFHHHFELAGWAETTVIIRFWLLSAICCMFGLGLFYSEQLGAGG; encoded by the coding sequence GTGATCAACATCCTGATCGCGGCCTCCGTCGGGCTGCTGGTCTCGATCCTGCTGACGCCCTACCTGATCCGGGTGTTCTCGCGCCAGGGCTTCGGGCAGGAGATCCGCGAGGAGGGCCCGCAGGGGCACAAGTCCAAGCGCGGCACGCCGACCATGGGCGGGGTGGCGATCATCGTCGCGATGGTCGCGGGCTACTTCGTCGCGCACCTGATCACCTGGCTGACCGGGTCCGGGTCCGGCGCCCCGTCGGCATCGGGCCTGCTGGTGCTGTTCCTGTCGGTCGCGCTCGGCGTGGTCGGCTTCCTCGACGACTTCATCAAGATCCGCCGCCAGCGCAACCTCGGGCTGAACAAGACCGCGAAGACGGTCGGGCAGCTCGTGGTGGCCGTGGTCTTCGCGATACTGGTGCTGCAGTTCCCCGACGCCAACGGCCTCACCCCGGCGTCGCAGAGCCTGTCCTACGTCCGCGACATCGCGCTCATCACGCTGCCGGTGATCGTGTTCATCCCGTTCTGCTTCATCGTGATCTCCGGCTGGTCGAACGCGGTGAACTTCACCGACGGGCTCGACGGCCTCGCGGGCGGCGCGGCCGCGATGGTGCTCGCGACCTACGTGGTGATCTCGTTCTGGCAGGGCAGGGTCAGCTGCGCTGGCACCGTGCAGGCCGCCTGCTACCACGTGCGCGACCCGTTCGACCTCGCCGTGGTGGCCGCGGCCGCGGCGGGCGCCTGCGTCGGCTTCCTGTGGTGGAACGCCGCACCCGCGAAGATCTTCATGGGCGACACCGGTTCGCTCGCGCTCGGCGGGCTCGTCGCCGGGCTGTCCATGACCACTCGCACGGAACTGCTCGCGATCGTGATCGGCGGCCTGTTCATGGTCGAGATGATCTCGGTGGTGGCGCAGATCGCGGTGTTCAGGACCACCCGCAGACGGTTGTTCCGGATGGCCCCGTTCCACCACCACTTCGAACTGGCCGGGTGGGCGGAAACCACGGTGATCATCCGGTTCTGGCTGCTCTCGGCGATCTGCTGCATGTTCGGTCTCGGCCTGTTCTACAGCGAGCAGCTCGGCGCGGGCGGCTGA
- a CDS encoding UDP-N-acetylmuramoyl-tripeptide--D-alanyl-D-alanine ligase — MIELSLAEIADIVGGTLHGTDGSPKVTGTVEFDSRKLTEGGLFLALPGERVDGHDFAARAVEAGAAGVLAARPVDAPAVVVPPVTVSGPSRVYALAGDTDGSGAAVLAALAKLARAVTDRLVAGGLLVVGVTGSAGKTSTKDLIAALLSGRGDTIAPPGSFNNEVGHPWTALRADERTSHLVLELSARGVGHVAALCEVAPPKIGVVLNVGTQHMSEFGSQDTIAKAKGELVEALPSAEDGGVAVLNADDHRVAAMAERTKARVLTFGTGAAADVRATDIVLDDQARPGFRLVTEAGEAPVRLGLHGAHQVSNALAAAAVALAAGATVEEAAAGLTRAKPVSGKRMAVTTRADGVTVIDDSYNASPEAVREALKSLMTISRSAGAQRRSWAVLGPMAELGENHTRVHDEIGRLAVRLDVNRLVVVGEAARPMHQGASMEGSWGEESVLVPDVDAAVALLRDELRGGDVVLVKAANSQRLWRVADALLAEGGDA, encoded by the coding sequence ATGATCGAGCTGAGCCTCGCCGAGATCGCCGACATCGTCGGCGGCACCCTGCACGGCACCGACGGGTCGCCGAAGGTGACCGGCACCGTCGAATTCGACTCGCGCAAGCTGACCGAGGGCGGGTTGTTCCTCGCGCTGCCCGGCGAACGCGTCGACGGCCACGACTTCGCCGCGCGCGCCGTGGAAGCGGGCGCGGCGGGCGTGCTGGCCGCGCGCCCGGTCGACGCGCCCGCGGTCGTCGTGCCGCCGGTGACCGTCAGCGGGCCCTCGCGCGTCTACGCGCTCGCGGGTGACACCGACGGCAGCGGTGCCGCAGTGCTCGCCGCGCTGGCGAAGCTGGCCAGGGCGGTGACCGACCGGCTAGTCGCGGGCGGGCTGCTCGTGGTCGGCGTGACCGGGTCCGCTGGCAAGACCTCGACGAAGGACCTGATCGCCGCGCTGCTGTCCGGACGCGGGGACACCATCGCCCCGCCGGGGTCGTTCAACAACGAGGTCGGCCACCCGTGGACGGCGCTGCGGGCCGACGAGCGGACCAGCCACCTGGTGCTGGAGCTCTCCGCGCGCGGGGTCGGCCACGTGGCCGCGTTGTGCGAGGTCGCGCCGCCGAAGATCGGCGTGGTGCTCAACGTCGGCACCCAGCACATGTCGGAGTTCGGCTCGCAGGACACCATCGCGAAGGCGAAGGGCGAACTCGTCGAGGCGCTGCCGTCCGCGGAGGACGGCGGGGTCGCGGTGCTCAACGCCGACGACCACCGCGTCGCGGCCATGGCGGAGCGGACGAAGGCGCGCGTGCTCACCTTCGGCACCGGTGCGGCCGCCGACGTGCGGGCCACCGACATCGTGCTCGACGACCAGGCCCGGCCCGGGTTCCGGCTGGTCACCGAAGCGGGCGAAGCGCCGGTGCGGCTCGGGCTGCACGGCGCGCACCAGGTGTCGAACGCGCTCGCCGCGGCCGCGGTCGCGCTGGCGGCCGGTGCCACCGTCGAGGAGGCCGCCGCCGGGCTGACCCGCGCGAAACCGGTTTCGGGCAAGCGGATGGCGGTGACCACCCGCGCCGACGGCGTGACCGTCATCGACGACTCGTACAACGCGAGCCCCGAGGCGGTGCGCGAGGCGCTCAAATCGCTGATGACGATCAGCAGGTCGGCGGGCGCCCAGCGGCGCTCGTGGGCCGTGCTGGGCCCCATGGCGGAGCTCGGCGAGAACCACACCCGGGTACACGATGAAATCGGCCGCCTGGCCGTGCGCTTAGATGTCAACCGCTTGGTCGTGGTGGGTGAGGCGGCACGGCCGATGCACCAAGGCGCGAGCATGGAAGGTTCGTGGGGAGAGGAGTCGGTACTGGTGCCCGATGTGGACGCCGCGGTGGCGCTGCTGCGCGACGAGCTGCGCGGGGGTGACGTGGTGCTGGTGAAGGCCGCGAACTCGCAACGCCTGTGGCGGGTCGCCGACGCGCTGCTCGCCGAGGGTGGTGACGCGTGA
- the murD gene encoding UDP-N-acetylmuramoyl-L-alanine--D-glutamate ligase, with the protein MELAGKRVLVAGAGVTGKSVVAALSTLDARITVTDGDAARLSELDGLGAELAPGLAEPPDGTDLVVTSPGWRPSAPLLVAAREAGVEVIGDVELAWRVGQGLPDPPKWLAVTGTNGKTTTVGMLEAILRAGGADAVACGNVGYAVLDAVRGGHQVLAVELSSFQLHWSNTLAPHASVVLNLAEDHIDWHGSLAEYAAAKGTIHARSATVVANADDEMSVRLAAEHGAPEANRVSFGLGMPRAGELGLVEDLLVDRAFVDDPAHAAEELCALADVRPPGPHNVANALAAAALARAYGVPADAVRKGLHDFTPGAHRAVEVAEIGGVRYVNDSKATNPHAAAGSLLAHPDVVWIAGGQLKGASVDELVAAVGGRLRGVVLLGVDSPVIGAAVARHAPDVPVRQVSSGDDEAMTAAVSAARAMARPGDVVLLAPAAASLDMFRNYAHRGDAFARAVDALKAETQHDGG; encoded by the coding sequence ATGGAACTGGCCGGGAAACGGGTACTCGTCGCGGGCGCCGGGGTCACCGGGAAGTCGGTGGTCGCCGCACTGTCCACTCTGGACGCCCGGATCACGGTCACCGACGGCGACGCGGCCCGTCTGTCCGAATTGGACGGTCTGGGCGCGGAGCTGGCGCCGGGCCTGGCCGAGCCGCCCGACGGCACCGATCTGGTGGTGACCAGCCCCGGCTGGCGGCCGTCGGCGCCGCTGCTGGTGGCCGCGCGCGAAGCGGGTGTCGAGGTGATCGGCGACGTCGAACTCGCCTGGCGCGTCGGGCAGGGCCTGCCGGATCCGCCGAAGTGGCTCGCGGTCACCGGCACCAACGGCAAGACCACCACGGTCGGCATGCTCGAAGCGATCCTGCGCGCGGGCGGTGCCGACGCGGTTGCCTGCGGGAACGTCGGCTACGCGGTGCTCGACGCGGTGCGCGGCGGGCACCAGGTGCTCGCGGTCGAGCTGTCGAGCTTCCAGCTGCACTGGTCGAACACGCTCGCGCCGCACGCCTCGGTGGTGCTCAACCTGGCCGAGGACCACATCGACTGGCACGGCTCGCTCGCGGAATACGCCGCCGCGAAGGGCACGATCCACGCCCGCTCGGCCACCGTGGTCGCCAACGCCGACGACGAGATGAGCGTGCGGCTCGCGGCCGAACACGGTGCGCCGGAAGCGAACCGGGTCTCCTTCGGCCTGGGCATGCCCCGGGCAGGGGAACTGGGCCTGGTCGAGGATCTGCTGGTGGACCGGGCGTTCGTCGACGATCCGGCGCACGCCGCCGAAGAGCTGTGCGCGCTCGCCGACGTCCGCCCTCCCGGCCCGCACAACGTCGCGAACGCGCTCGCCGCCGCCGCGCTGGCCCGCGCCTACGGCGTGCCCGCCGACGCGGTCCGCAAGGGGCTGCACGACTTCACCCCCGGCGCGCACCGCGCGGTCGAGGTCGCCGAGATCGGCGGGGTCCGCTACGTCAACGATTCCAAGGCCACCAACCCGCACGCGGCCGCGGGTTCGCTGCTGGCGCACCCGGACGTGGTGTGGATCGCGGGCGGTCAGCTCAAGGGCGCATCGGTGGACGAACTCGTCGCGGCGGTCGGTGGCAGGCTGCGCGGAGTCGTGCTACTCGGTGTGGATTCGCCCGTGATCGGTGCCGCGGTTGCGCGACACGCGCCGGATGTCCCGGTCCGGCAGGTGTCTTCGGGTGACGATGAGGCCATGACTGCGGCGGTGAGTGCGGCCAGGGCCATGGCGCGCCCTGGTGACGTCGTGCTGCTCGCGCCCGCGGCCGCCTCGCTGGACATGTTCCGGAACTACGCGCATCGCGGTGACGCGTTCGCGCGGGCGGTCGACGCTCTGAAGGCGGAGACCCAGCATGACGGCGGTTGA
- a CDS encoding UDP-N-acetylmuramoyl-L-alanyl-D-glutamate--2,6-diaminopimelate ligase, protein MSVNNDGPRAGTGQVPDSPVKVTAAPPRPARIEPVPLTTLVARADARLIADDHGAAADVAVTGATLRAQQVLPGDLFAALPGARAHGADFAAGAIASGAAAVLTDEAGAHRPALADAGIPVLVHPDPRGVLGAVAAWIYGEPSLELSVLGVTGTSGKTTTAYLIESGLRAAGRTTGLIGTVETRIAGERLASAFTTPEAPDLQALLAVMVEQGVTHVPMEVSSHALALGRANGTRFAVGSFTNLSQDHLDFHRDMEEYFAAKSLLFDGRSTTEVVVIDGAWGQALVTDHTVTVSTEPGTSATWTASDFARTETGEQTFVLHGPGGLAIPATLPLPGAFNIANATLAAAILDTVGVSGQEIADGLASVEVPGRMERVYLGQQFTAVVDYAHKPAAVAQALDALRARADGRVITVLGCGGDRDTGKRPLMGEAAAKRSDFLIVTDDNPRSEDPAQIRAAMLAGARSAGGQAAEIAEIADRREAIAHAVGLALPGDVVLIAGKGHETGQDFAGVVHPFSDRDELEAAIRQRLGANA, encoded by the coding sequence GTGTCTGTCAACAACGATGGGCCTCGGGCCGGGACCGGCCAGGTCCCGGACAGCCCGGTGAAGGTGACCGCCGCGCCCCCACGCCCCGCCCGGATCGAACCGGTTCCGCTGACGACCCTGGTCGCCCGCGCGGACGCCAGGCTCATCGCCGACGATCACGGCGCCGCCGCGGACGTCGCGGTGACCGGTGCGACGCTGCGCGCGCAGCAGGTGCTGCCCGGCGACCTCTTCGCCGCGCTGCCGGGAGCCAGGGCGCACGGCGCCGACTTCGCGGCCGGTGCGATCGCTTCCGGCGCCGCGGCCGTGCTCACCGACGAAGCGGGCGCGCACCGGCCAGCGCTGGCCGACGCGGGCATCCCGGTGCTCGTCCACCCGGACCCGCGCGGCGTGCTGGGCGCGGTCGCCGCCTGGATCTACGGCGAGCCGTCGCTGGAGCTGTCCGTGCTGGGCGTCACCGGTACCTCGGGCAAGACCACGACCGCGTACCTGATCGAGTCGGGCCTGCGCGCGGCGGGACGCACGACCGGGCTCATCGGCACGGTCGAGACCCGCATCGCGGGGGAGCGGCTGGCGAGCGCGTTCACCACCCCCGAGGCGCCCGATCTGCAGGCGCTGCTCGCGGTGATGGTGGAACAGGGCGTCACGCACGTGCCGATGGAGGTGTCGAGCCACGCGCTGGCGCTGGGGCGGGCGAACGGCACCCGGTTCGCCGTCGGCTCCTTCACCAACCTCTCCCAGGACCACCTCGACTTCCATCGCGACATGGAGGAGTACTTCGCGGCGAAGTCCCTGCTGTTCGACGGCCGGTCCACCACCGAGGTCGTGGTGATCGACGGCGCGTGGGGCCAGGCGCTGGTCACCGATCACACGGTGACGGTGTCCACCGAGCCCGGCACTTCCGCGACGTGGACGGCGAGCGATTTCGCGCGCACCGAGACCGGCGAGCAGACGTTCGTGCTGCACGGTCCCGGCGGGCTGGCGATCCCGGCGACGCTGCCGCTGCCGGGCGCGTTCAACATCGCCAACGCCACGCTGGCCGCCGCGATCCTCGACACCGTCGGCGTGAGCGGCCAGGAGATCGCCGACGGGCTCGCCTCGGTGGAGGTGCCCGGCCGGATGGAACGGGTCTACCTCGGCCAGCAGTTCACCGCGGTCGTCGACTACGCGCACAAGCCCGCGGCGGTCGCGCAGGCGCTCGACGCGCTGCGGGCCCGCGCCGACGGCAGGGTCATCACCGTGCTGGGCTGCGGCGGCGACCGCGACACCGGCAAGCGCCCGCTGATGGGGGAGGCCGCGGCCAAGCGCAGCGACTTCCTGATCGTCACCGACGACAACCCGCGCAGCGAGGACCCGGCCCAGATCAGGGCCGCGATGCTGGCCGGCGCGCGGTCGGCGGGCGGGCAGGCCGCCGAGATCGCCGAGATCGCCGACCGCAGGGAGGCCATCGCGCACGCGGTCGGCCTCGCCCTGCCCGGTGACGTGGTGCTGATCGCCGGGAAGGGGCACGAGACCGGCCAGGACTTCGCGGGCGTCGTGCACCCGTTCTCCGACCGGGACGAACTGGAAGCGGCCATCCGCCAGCGGCTGGGAGCAAACGCATGA